In one Spirosoma rigui genomic region, the following are encoded:
- a CDS encoding efflux RND transporter permease subunit, translating to MFNKFIRRPVFAIVISIMIVFIGVLAIKSLPISQFPDIAPTTVNIFIAYPGSSADVLVKSTLITLEQAINGVQDMRYIATDATSAGEATLRIIFEPGTDPNTAVIRVKTRVDQVMPLLPELVQREGVVISPVQPSMLMYVNLFSKEKSIDEKFLFNYATVKMIPEIQRTKGVARAQILGSRRYAMRVWLNPERMRAYNISTEEVMKAIGEQSIIGRPGRIGQSSGIAAQSLEYVLTYKGRYNKPEEYEGIIVRANAAGESIHLKDIAKVELGSEFFDIYSNLDGHASAAIVLRQNYGSNASDVIKEVKEKLEVMKASFPPGVDYKISYDVSNFLDASIEQVIDTLRDAFLLVALVVFIFLGDWRSTLIPILAVPVSLIGAFFVIQAFGLSINLITLFALVLAIGIVVDDAIVVVEAVHAKMEEEPHLTPFKAVQKVLGEISGAIIAITLVMVSVFLPISFMSGPVGTFYRQFSITMASSIVISALIALTLTPVLCAMLLKNHHGHPPKKNILTRALDRFNRGFDRMTGWYVGLLKLIVSRRFVTFAILIGFCAGIVVVNKILPAGFIPNEDQSTIYAIIQTPPGSTLEKTNEVSRRLQKICEEVPGIESVSSLAGYEIMTEGRGSNAGTCLINLKTWDDRDKNVKEIMEELEEKSRNLGATVEFFEPPAIPGFGTSGGFSMRLLDKTTDTDYSEFDKINKQFMDNLSKRKELTGLFTFFAANYPQYELEIDNKLAMQKGVSIGKAMDNLNIMIGSTYEQGFIKYNQFFKVYVQSDPSFRRLPTDLLKLFVKNDEGEMVPYSAFMHLKKGQGPNEITRFNLYNSAAIQGLPAKGYTTADAIQAIREVAAKTLPKGYDIAFEGLSYDESIRGNEALYVFLIVLSFVYFVLAAQYESFIIPLAVVFSLPVGVFGSFLLLKLMGLENNIYAQIGLIMLIGLLGKNAVLIVEFAVQKRQQGETILNAAIEGAKVRFRPILMTSFAFVAGLIPLISATGAGAIGNRTIGASALGGMLFGTIFGVIIIPGLYYIFGSLADGRKMIKDEEADSLTDNLVHQLDAFPVTEESTNHV from the coding sequence ATGTTCAATAAATTCATACGTAGACCTGTGTTCGCCATCGTGATTTCGATCATGATCGTGTTCATTGGTGTACTGGCCATCAAAAGCCTGCCCATATCTCAGTTTCCTGATATTGCCCCCACAACGGTCAATATATTCATTGCCTACCCCGGTTCCAGTGCCGACGTACTGGTTAAATCCACGCTGATTACCCTGGAACAGGCAATCAACGGCGTTCAGGACATGCGCTACATCGCTACTGATGCAACCAGTGCTGGTGAAGCTACCCTACGTATCATTTTTGAACCGGGTACCGACCCGAACACTGCCGTCATCAGGGTCAAAACGAGGGTGGACCAGGTAATGCCGCTCTTGCCCGAACTGGTGCAGCGTGAAGGGGTCGTTATCTCGCCCGTTCAGCCCAGTATGCTGATGTACGTCAACCTTTTTTCCAAGGAAAAGAGCATTGACGAAAAATTCCTGTTTAACTACGCTACCGTTAAAATGATCCCTGAAATTCAGCGGACCAAAGGGGTTGCCAGGGCGCAAATCCTGGGTAGCCGGCGGTATGCTATGCGCGTATGGCTCAACCCGGAGCGGATGCGGGCCTACAATATTTCGACCGAAGAGGTGATGAAGGCGATTGGTGAACAGAGTATTATCGGTCGGCCGGGCCGGATCGGTCAAAGCTCCGGTATAGCCGCTCAGTCGCTGGAATACGTACTGACCTACAAGGGTCGGTATAACAAGCCGGAAGAGTACGAAGGAATCATTGTCCGGGCCAATGCCGCCGGCGAAAGCATTCACCTGAAAGACATTGCCAAGGTCGAGCTGGGCAGCGAATTCTTTGATATCTACTCTAACCTGGATGGTCATGCGTCGGCTGCTATCGTGTTGCGGCAAAACTATGGTAGTAATGCCAGTGATGTTATTAAGGAAGTCAAAGAGAAGCTCGAAGTAATGAAAGCGTCTTTCCCGCCGGGGGTAGACTACAAAATCAGCTACGACGTATCGAACTTCCTGGACGCGTCCATCGAGCAGGTAATCGATACCCTGCGCGATGCCTTCCTGCTGGTGGCGCTGGTGGTGTTTATCTTCCTGGGCGACTGGCGTTCGACGCTGATTCCGATCCTGGCCGTTCCGGTATCGCTGATCGGAGCCTTCTTTGTGATCCAGGCTTTTGGCCTTTCCATCAACCTGATTACGCTCTTCGCCCTGGTACTGGCCATTGGTATTGTGGTCGATGATGCCATCGTGGTCGTGGAAGCGGTACACGCCAAGATGGAAGAAGAACCGCATTTGACGCCTTTCAAGGCGGTCCAGAAAGTGCTGGGCGAGATCAGTGGTGCAATTATCGCCATTACCCTCGTGATGGTATCGGTGTTCCTGCCGATCTCGTTCATGTCGGGTCCGGTGGGTACGTTCTACCGGCAGTTCTCGATCACTATGGCCAGCTCCATTGTAATTTCGGCCCTGATCGCGTTAACACTGACGCCGGTGTTGTGCGCCATGCTGCTGAAAAATCACCACGGCCATCCGCCCAAGAAGAATATACTGACCCGGGCGCTCGACCGTTTCAACCGCGGATTTGACAGGATGACTGGCTGGTACGTAGGCTTGCTGAAATTAATCGTCAGTCGCCGGTTTGTTACGTTCGCCATCCTGATTGGTTTCTGCGCGGGTATCGTCGTGGTGAATAAAATCCTGCCTGCCGGCTTCATCCCGAACGAAGACCAGAGTACGATCTATGCCATTATCCAGACGCCCCCGGGCTCGACGCTGGAAAAAACGAACGAGGTTTCCCGGCGACTCCAGAAAATTTGTGAAGAAGTACCCGGTATTGAGTCCGTGTCGTCGCTGGCCGGCTACGAGATCATGACCGAAGGTCGGGGTTCTAACGCCGGTACCTGTCTGATCAACCTGAAGACCTGGGATGATCGGGATAAAAACGTGAAAGAGATCATGGAAGAGCTGGAAGAAAAATCGAGAAACCTCGGCGCGACAGTCGAATTCTTCGAGCCACCGGCTATTCCGGGCTTCGGTACATCGGGTGGTTTCTCCATGCGTCTGCTCGATAAAACGACTGATACTGACTACAGCGAGTTCGACAAGATCAACAAGCAGTTCATGGATAATCTGAGCAAGCGTAAAGAGCTTACGGGCTTGTTTACCTTCTTTGCTGCCAACTATCCGCAGTACGAACTGGAGATCGACAACAAGCTGGCCATGCAGAAGGGCGTGTCGATCGGGAAAGCGATGGACAACCTGAACATTATGATTGGTAGTACCTACGAGCAAGGGTTTATCAAGTACAACCAGTTCTTTAAGGTATACGTCCAGTCGGACCCCAGCTTCCGCCGGCTTCCAACTGATCTGCTGAAGCTCTTTGTTAAAAACGACGAGGGTGAAATGGTACCGTACTCCGCGTTCATGCACCTGAAGAAAGGCCAGGGCCCCAACGAGATCACCCGCTTCAACCTGTATAATTCGGCGGCTATTCAGGGCCTTCCGGCCAAGGGGTATACCACCGCCGATGCTATTCAGGCCATCCGGGAAGTGGCAGCCAAAACATTGCCAAAAGGATATGACATTGCCTTCGAAGGGCTGTCGTACGACGAATCGATACGGGGTAACGAGGCTCTGTACGTGTTCCTGATCGTACTATCCTTTGTGTACTTCGTACTGGCCGCCCAATACGAAAGTTTTATCATTCCGCTGGCCGTTGTATTCTCGCTGCCGGTGGGGGTATTCGGATCGTTCCTGCTGCTGAAGCTGATGGGGCTGGAGAACAATATCTACGCTCAGATCGGTCTCATCATGCTGATTGGTCTGCTGGGCAAGAACGCTGTACTGATCGTGGAATTTGCCGTTCAGAAACGACAGCAGGGCGAAACGATTCTGAATGCGGCCATTGAAGGAGCCAAGGTTCGTTTCCGGCCCATTCTGATGACCTCGTTCGCTTTCGTTGCTGGTCTGATACCGCTGATCAGTGCAACGGGGGCCGGTGCAATTGGTAACCGGACCATCGGTGCATCGGCACTGGGGGGCATGTTATTCGGGACCATTTTCGGGGTCATCATTATCCCCGGCTTATACTACATATTCGGTAGTCTGGCCGATGGCCGCAAGATGATCAAAGATGAGGAAGCCGATTCGTTGACCGACAATCTGGTTCATCAGCTAGACGCTTTTCCCGTAACCGAAGAAAGTACGAACCATGTTTAA
- a CDS encoding tetratricopeptide repeat protein yields the protein MKTQLIGLLLAGAGLSQTALAQQTAPDAATLMNQGRFAEAKQLLTRQARQNPSMQSYFDAGYGYLRAGQPDSARTWFEQGVPLDEKRVPLNKTGMAISYLVQNNAAQADPNLEEVVKTSKGKNADILYRIGEAYTGYLTPDSGSIKPRFPKVVNAAKAIDYLNRAAERDKKNAAIQLVLGDAHYLNRDAGTAVSRYESAIELGMNPSRAYQRIGDIYWQGRNLNLAVENYKKAIDANPNYAPAYSQLSELYFLVNRYKEAANYQDQYVRVSNDRRPETLLRQAQFHFLAKDYQRTVDLIDSNRTTLAQNPIVYRIQGWAYSSLKKPQEAIENINTFLNKAPDKVMYDDYKYLGQAYLGIENAGSDSLKAINDSLGIVYLEKAAPFDTTDNLYGDIAKYYYRAKKHPQAVATLDSAARHGFKADVQDLFRYGMSNYTLGFQRDSLGKLIRDTTRFALADSALALAQQATPDYVPTVLYRAKANYYAYTPEEAVRNGKAKPHFEQFISMVEGKEEERNRYKKDLAIAFKYLISYHELVTKDEAARNEWLKKGLALLPENKDLAKIATSDDDSQ from the coding sequence ATGAAAACGCAACTTATTGGCTTACTACTAGCCGGGGCGGGGCTGTCACAGACGGCACTGGCTCAACAGACGGCCCCCGACGCAGCTACCCTGATGAATCAGGGACGCTTTGCCGAAGCCAAGCAACTGCTGACCCGGCAAGCCCGGCAGAATCCATCCATGCAATCTTATTTCGACGCGGGCTACGGGTACCTCCGGGCGGGTCAGCCCGACTCGGCCCGCACCTGGTTCGAGCAGGGCGTACCATTGGACGAAAAACGGGTTCCGCTCAACAAGACCGGCATGGCCATTAGCTACCTTGTCCAGAATAATGCGGCCCAGGCCGACCCCAACCTGGAGGAAGTCGTTAAGACAAGCAAAGGAAAGAATGCGGATATTCTGTACCGGATTGGCGAAGCCTACACTGGTTACCTTACCCCCGATAGCGGCTCGATCAAACCCCGCTTTCCGAAGGTAGTCAACGCGGCCAAGGCTATCGATTACCTGAACCGGGCCGCCGAGCGTGACAAGAAGAACGCAGCCATTCAACTGGTTCTGGGCGATGCGCATTACCTGAACCGGGATGCAGGTACGGCCGTTTCTCGCTACGAGAGCGCCATTGAACTGGGTATGAACCCTTCACGGGCATACCAGCGCATCGGCGACATTTACTGGCAGGGCCGCAACCTGAATCTGGCCGTCGAAAACTACAAGAAGGCCATCGATGCTAACCCCAACTACGCTCCGGCCTACAGCCAGCTGTCGGAACTGTATTTTCTGGTAAACCGGTATAAAGAGGCCGCCAACTACCAGGATCAGTACGTACGGGTATCGAACGATCGACGCCCGGAAACGCTGCTGCGGCAGGCCCAGTTTCACTTTCTGGCCAAGGACTACCAGCGCACGGTTGACCTGATCGATAGCAACCGCACTACACTGGCGCAAAACCCCATTGTCTACCGCATTCAGGGCTGGGCTTATTCGTCCCTCAAGAAACCACAGGAGGCCATCGAGAACATCAATACGTTCCTCAACAAAGCCCCAGACAAAGTCATGTATGACGATTACAAGTATCTGGGACAAGCCTATCTGGGTATCGAGAATGCCGGCAGCGATTCGTTAAAAGCCATTAACGACTCGCTGGGGATCGTTTATCTGGAAAAAGCCGCCCCCTTCGATACGACCGATAACCTGTATGGCGACATTGCCAAGTATTACTACCGCGCCAAGAAGCACCCGCAGGCCGTTGCCACCCTCGACTCTGCCGCTCGGCATGGTTTCAAAGCCGATGTGCAGGATTTGTTTCGTTACGGTATGAGTAACTATACGCTGGGTTTCCAGCGCGATAGCCTGGGCAAACTGATTCGCGACACCACGCGCTTTGCCCTGGCCGACTCTGCGCTGGCCCTGGCTCAACAGGCAACTCCCGATTACGTGCCAACGGTGCTTTACCGGGCCAAAGCAAACTACTACGCCTATACACCCGAAGAAGCAGTACGTAACGGCAAGGCAAAGCCTCACTTCGAGCAGTTCATCAGCATGGTCGAAGGAAAAGAGGAGGAGCGAAACCGGTATAAGAAAGACCTGGCCATTGCGTTCAAGTACCTTATCTCCTACCATGAGTTAGTCACAAAGGATGAAGCAGCCCGCAACGAGTGGTTGAAAAAAGGGCTGGCGCTATTACCTGAGAATAAGGATCTGGCCAAAATTGCTACGTCTGACGACGATAGTCAGTAA
- a CDS encoding TolC family protein, with protein MFKKLIYTGLGLTCMTLAITSCKTPALVTRIENRNVPTRFNVEGDTLNTGRARWRDFFTDPNLAALIDTALGNNQELNISLQEIQIAQNEIRARTGEYLPFVGLQAGAGVDKVGRYTRSGAIEESTEIRPGHNFPNPLPDFLLSANASWQVDIWNKLHNAKRAAAIRYLSSIEGRNFTVTNLVAEIANSYYELLGLDTQLDIVKRNIDIQTNALSIVRTEKESAKVTELAVRRFEAQVLRTQSLQFDIQQRITETENHINFLVGRFPQPVQRTAQDLNTLVPEVMHAGIPSQLLQNRPDIRRAERELEASKLDVQVARANFLPSLDLSAAVGFNSYKPTLLLTPESLLYSLIGGFTRPLINRNAIKSMYYSANARQIQAVYNYERTILNAYVEVANQLASINNLQKSYDLKAKQVEALIQSTNISNTLFKSARADYMEVLLTQRDALESRFDLVETKVQQLNAMVNTYRALGGGWK; from the coding sequence ATGTTTAAAAAACTCATATATACAGGTCTGGGTCTTACCTGCATGACGTTAGCCATAACGTCATGCAAAACCCCGGCGCTGGTTACGCGAATAGAGAACCGAAACGTTCCCACCCGTTTCAACGTGGAAGGCGATACCCTCAACACGGGTAGAGCCAGATGGCGGGACTTCTTCACCGATCCGAACCTGGCCGCACTGATTGATACAGCCCTGGGCAATAACCAGGAACTGAACATTTCGCTGCAGGAGATTCAGATCGCTCAGAACGAAATACGGGCCAGAACGGGAGAGTACCTGCCGTTTGTGGGCTTGCAGGCGGGAGCAGGTGTCGATAAAGTAGGTCGATACACCCGGTCAGGGGCCATTGAAGAAAGTACGGAAATCCGGCCCGGCCATAACTTCCCCAATCCGCTGCCCGACTTTCTCCTGTCGGCCAATGCGTCCTGGCAGGTTGACATCTGGAACAAGTTGCACAACGCGAAGCGAGCAGCCGCCATCCGGTATTTGTCGTCCATCGAAGGGAGAAACTTCACCGTCACGAACCTGGTGGCCGAGATTGCCAATTCGTATTACGAATTGCTGGGGCTCGACACGCAGTTGGACATCGTCAAGCGTAACATTGATATCCAGACCAACGCGCTCTCTATCGTACGAACAGAAAAAGAGTCGGCCAAAGTGACCGAACTGGCGGTACGGCGGTTTGAAGCCCAGGTGTTGCGTACCCAGAGTCTTCAGTTCGATATTCAGCAGCGGATTACGGAAACTGAGAACCACATCAATTTTCTGGTAGGTCGGTTCCCGCAGCCGGTGCAGCGGACAGCGCAGGACCTTAATACGCTGGTGCCCGAAGTGATGCATGCCGGTATTCCGTCGCAGCTCTTGCAAAACCGCCCTGATATCCGGCGGGCCGAGCGGGAACTGGAGGCTTCCAAACTGGATGTACAGGTCGCCAGGGCTAACTTCCTGCCATCGCTGGACCTTTCCGCTGCCGTGGGGTTCAATTCATATAAGCCAACGCTGCTGCTGACGCCCGAATCCCTGTTGTATTCTTTGATTGGCGGCTTTACCCGGCCACTTATTAACCGGAACGCGATAAAGTCGATGTACTACAGCGCGAATGCCAGGCAGATTCAGGCCGTTTACAATTACGAACGAACCATTCTGAACGCCTACGTTGAAGTAGCCAACCAGCTGGCTAGTATCAATAACCTGCAAAAAAGCTACGATCTGAAAGCAAAGCAGGTGGAGGCCCTCATTCAATCGACCAATATTTCGAATACGCTCTTCAAGTCGGCGAGAGCTGATTACATGGAAGTATTGCTGACCCAGCGCGACGCCCTGGAATCGCGGTTCGATCTGGTAGAAACCAAAGTACAGCAGCTCAATGCCATGGTTAATACCTACCGGGCGTTGGGTGGCGGCTGGAAGTAA
- a CDS encoding response regulator produces the protein MKILLVEDEERLASFIRKGMSAEGYEVEVAYDGRTGLSLFRRDIYDIIILDVNLPQMNGFDLCRLIRSENESVPVLMLTALDSMADKSDGFNAGADDYLAKPFEFQELLLRVRALTRRSGSKPKQILRLADLELNLDSKTVTRAGKRIDLTTREYALVEYMMLNKGKIISRVDISERVWSLNFDNNSNVIDVYISYLRKKIDKDFSPKLLHTIVGMGYVLREN, from the coding sequence ATGAAGATCCTTTTAGTTGAAGACGAAGAGCGGCTGGCTTCTTTTATCCGAAAAGGCATGTCGGCCGAGGGCTACGAAGTTGAAGTAGCTTACGATGGTCGTACCGGCCTGTCGTTGTTTCGTCGGGATATTTATGACATAATCATTCTGGATGTGAATCTGCCACAGATGAACGGCTTTGACCTGTGCCGGCTCATCCGCTCCGAAAATGAGAGCGTTCCCGTGCTGATGCTCACCGCCCTGGACAGCATGGCCGACAAGTCGGATGGTTTCAACGCCGGTGCCGATGACTACCTGGCCAAACCGTTCGAATTTCAGGAGTTGCTGCTACGCGTCAGAGCGCTGACGCGCCGGAGTGGCTCCAAGCCGAAGCAAATACTACGGCTGGCCGATCTGGAGCTCAACCTGGACAGCAAGACTGTAACGCGCGCGGGCAAACGCATTGACCTGACCACCCGCGAATACGCGCTGGTGGAATACATGATGCTCAACAAGGGGAAAATCATCTCACGTGTCGATATCAGTGAACGCGTCTGGAGTCTTAATTTTGATAACAACAGCAACGTTATCGACGTGTATATCAGCTACCTGCGTAAAAAGATTGACAAAGACTTCTCCCCAAAACTGTTGCATACCATTGTGGGTATGGGATACGTTCTTCGGGAAAATTAA
- a CDS encoding efflux RND transporter periplasmic adaptor subunit — protein MKRSHILMSLFGLFALVGTIGCSSNAEEKKEEDVKFLVTSPLLKDTLATKDYVCQVHSIQHIEVRALEKGYLQKIFVDEGQYVKKGQLMFQIMPVIYNAELQKSQAEANYVGIELQNTKRLADSNIVSKNELALARAKFDKANADVTLAKTHLQFTEIRAPFSGIMDHFQVRLGSLLDDGDLLTTLSDNSKMWVYFNVPEAEYLDFKSHHDDNMKHVRLVMANNELFDQPGEVQTIEADFNNETGNIAFRATFPNPKGLLRHGETGSVRMTVPLKNALIIPQKATFEVLEKKYVYVVDKNNTIRSREITIGAEMPHIFVVQSGLNKGDKILLEGLRQVKENEKIHYNFVQPASVISNLGLYAE, from the coding sequence ATGAAAAGAAGTCACATTCTCATGAGCTTGTTCGGCTTGTTCGCCTTGGTAGGTACTATAGGCTGTTCATCGAATGCGGAAGAAAAGAAAGAAGAGGACGTAAAATTCCTGGTCACTAGTCCACTCCTGAAAGATACACTGGCTACTAAAGACTACGTATGTCAGGTCCACTCCATTCAGCACATCGAAGTGCGGGCGCTCGAGAAGGGCTACCTGCAAAAGATTTTTGTGGACGAGGGGCAGTACGTGAAGAAGGGACAACTTATGTTCCAGATCATGCCCGTGATCTACAACGCCGAACTTCAGAAATCACAGGCCGAAGCCAACTACGTGGGTATCGAACTCCAGAACACCAAGCGGCTGGCCGATAGCAACATCGTGTCGAAAAATGAACTGGCGCTGGCCAGAGCTAAGTTCGACAAGGCCAACGCCGACGTTACACTGGCTAAAACCCACCTGCAGTTTACCGAAATCCGCGCGCCGTTCAGCGGGATTATGGATCACTTCCAGGTACGGCTGGGTAGCCTCCTCGACGATGGTGATTTGCTGACTACGCTGTCGGACAACAGCAAAATGTGGGTGTATTTCAACGTGCCCGAAGCCGAGTACCTTGACTTCAAAAGCCACCATGACGACAACATGAAGCACGTAAGACTGGTGATGGCGAATAACGAACTGTTCGACCAGCCCGGTGAAGTACAGACCATCGAAGCCGACTTCAACAACGAAACGGGTAACATTGCCTTCCGGGCTACCTTCCCCAACCCCAAAGGCCTCCTGCGCCATGGCGAAACCGGCAGCGTACGCATGACGGTACCGCTCAAAAATGCCCTCATCATCCCGCAGAAAGCCACCTTCGAAGTCCTCGAGAAGAAGTACGTCTATGTCGTCGACAAGAACAACACGATCCGGTCGAGAGAGATCACCATTGGGGCTGAAATGCCGCACATATTCGTCGTTCAGTCCGGTTTGAACAAAGGCGACAAGATCCTGCTGGAAGGCTTACGTCAGGTAAAAGAAAACGAAAAGATTCACTACAATTTCGTGCAACCTGCCTCTGTCATCTCAAATCTGGGTCTGTACGCTGAGTAA
- a CDS encoding ATP-binding protein, protein MLIRNRLTIIFTLLATAIQLTLSLLVWYFYSLYRQEEFYSRLESKARVAGRVLISRRHLHDDFFKNMVRTDLLTIVEEQISIYDTRHNLVFTNRTLKESDYYKEKIPLLATDPLFEFKSDHLESIVIPYKDRGQLFYIFASGYDRIGFAKLGTLQKIMLLANLFGFTLIVLAGWYFSGRVLNPISQIVDEVEQITATHLYKRVNEGNRRDEIAQLAMTFNQMLFRLEDAFVSQRSFVAHASHELRTPLTNTLGTLETSLRYDHNPGDWRDSMEIAVEELKKVIALTNGLLGLAKVTDGTVALSVVQVDDCLLTAIGHVQAKYPGRSIPLQFETDDEESFTVKGNATLLTTALLNILDNACKYSGEAVAVQLQSRKELITITVTDQGRGISETDAAHIFDPLYRGENVEGVPGYGIGLAVTQKIIDLHQGTLHINSAVNQGTTVAITLPSLA, encoded by the coding sequence GTGCTCATTCGAAATCGCCTGACCATTATTTTTACCTTGCTGGCTACGGCCATCCAGCTTACGTTATCGCTGCTGGTTTGGTATTTCTATTCATTGTACCGGCAGGAGGAATTTTACAGTCGGCTGGAGTCGAAAGCCCGCGTGGCAGGGCGGGTGCTTATTTCCCGGCGGCATTTACACGACGACTTTTTTAAGAACATGGTGCGCACCGATTTGCTCACCATCGTGGAGGAGCAGATCAGTATTTATGATACCCGTCACAACCTGGTGTTTACCAACAGGACCCTGAAAGAATCGGATTACTACAAAGAGAAGATACCACTGCTGGCTACCGACCCGCTGTTCGAATTCAAGAGCGACCATCTCGAATCCATTGTAATACCCTACAAGGATCGCGGGCAGTTGTTCTACATTTTTGCCTCCGGCTACGACCGCATTGGCTTTGCCAAGTTGGGTACGCTGCAAAAGATCATGCTCCTGGCCAATTTGTTCGGCTTCACGCTGATCGTACTGGCGGGCTGGTATTTCTCCGGCCGGGTGCTCAATCCGATCTCGCAGATTGTCGATGAGGTGGAGCAGATCACCGCTACGCATTTGTACAAACGAGTGAACGAAGGAAACCGGCGCGACGAAATTGCTCAACTCGCCATGACCTTCAACCAGATGCTGTTTCGACTGGAAGACGCCTTTGTCTCCCAGCGTAGTTTTGTGGCTCATGCTTCCCACGAACTCCGCACGCCACTTACCAATACCCTGGGCACGCTGGAAACATCGCTTCGGTATGACCATAACCCTGGCGACTGGCGCGACAGCATGGAAATTGCCGTTGAAGAACTGAAAAAAGTGATCGCGCTGACGAATGGGTTGCTGGGGCTGGCCAAAGTTACCGACGGAACCGTGGCCCTGTCGGTCGTCCAGGTAGACGATTGTCTGCTTACGGCTATCGGACATGTGCAGGCCAAGTATCCGGGCCGTAGCATCCCGCTCCAATTCGAGACAGACGACGAGGAATCTTTCACGGTAAAAGGCAACGCAACCTTGCTGACAACTGCGTTGCTGAATATACTCGACAATGCCTGCAAGTACTCGGGCGAAGCAGTTGCGGTACAGCTACAGTCTCGTAAAGAACTGATCACAATAACAGTAACCGACCAGGGACGCGGTATCTCCGAAACCGACGCAGCGCACATTTTCGATCCCCTGTACCGGGGTGAAAATGTGGAAGGGGTTCCCGGATACGGTATTGGGCTGGCCGTAACGCAGAAGATTATCGACCTCCACCAGGGTACCCTGCACATCAACTCCGCCGTTAACCAGGGAACCACCGTTGCCATTACCCTGCCAAGTTTGGCGTAA